Proteins from a single region of Sphingopyxis sp. BSN-002:
- a CDS encoding SDR family NAD(P)-dependent oxidoreductase — translation MKLDPNTAAVVTGGASGLGRATAEALAAAGVKVTIFDINDTLGEEVAQSIGGLFVHVDITDEQSVLDGYGKARAAHGQERVCVHCAMTSRRGKTLAYDKEAGGYRRTPTADYAYGVEGILTASYRVASISAEGMATLPELEDGERGAIVLTASVAAQDGQIGQVIYGSAKAGVNGLVLPMARDLMDLGIRVNSIMPGVFGTPLLNNMNPKVKESLEASVPFPKRLGKAEEYASLAMEMVRNTYFNGQAVRLDGAIRMAPR, via the coding sequence ATGAAACTCGACCCGAATACGGCTGCCGTTGTCACCGGCGGTGCTTCCGGCCTTGGCCGCGCGACGGCCGAAGCGCTCGCCGCCGCCGGCGTGAAGGTGACGATCTTCGACATCAACGACACGCTGGGCGAGGAAGTCGCGCAGTCGATCGGCGGACTGTTCGTCCATGTCGACATCACCGACGAACAGTCGGTTCTCGACGGCTATGGCAAGGCACGCGCCGCTCATGGGCAGGAGCGCGTCTGCGTCCATTGCGCAATGACCTCGCGCCGCGGCAAGACGCTCGCTTACGACAAAGAAGCGGGCGGGTACCGCCGCACGCCGACAGCCGACTACGCCTATGGCGTCGAAGGCATCCTGACCGCGAGCTACCGCGTCGCGTCGATCTCGGCCGAAGGCATGGCGACGCTCCCCGAGCTGGAGGACGGCGAGCGCGGCGCGATCGTGCTGACGGCCTCGGTCGCGGCGCAGGACGGCCAGATCGGGCAGGTGATCTACGGTTCGGCGAAAGCGGGCGTGAACGGCCTTGTCCTGCCGATGGCGCGCGACCTGATGGACCTTGGCATCCGCGTCAATTCGATCATGCCCGGCGTGTTCGGAACGCCGCTGCTCAACAATATGAACCCGAAGGTGAAGGAGAGCCTCGAGGCGTCGGTCCCCTTCCCCAAGCGGCTCGGCAAGGCCGAGGAATATGCCAGCCTCGCCATGGAAATGGTGCGTAACACCTATTTCAACGGCCAGGCCGTCCGCCTCGACGGCGCCATCCGCATGGCCCCCCGTTAA
- a CDS encoding acetyl-CoA C-acetyltransferase produces MAEAYIIDAVRTPRGIGKPGKGALSHLHPQHLAATVLGAIRDRNNLNTATVDDIVWSTSSQNGKQGGDLGRMAALSAGYDIKASGTTLDRFCGGGISVVNFAAATVMSGMEDCVIAGGTEMMSYTSAYAAEQANAGLPPRLMGSGHEALDELHPQSNQGVCGDAIATIEGISREALDALALVSQQRADRAIKEGRFAKSVVPVLNPDGSVALDREEFPRPETTAEGLASLKPSFAALADFDLGGGVTFRKQINRRYPDLEIQHFHHAGNSSGVVDGAAAVLLTSKEYAEKNGLKPRARIVAYANIGDDPTLMLNAPVPAAKKVLEKAGLTKDDIDVWEINEAFSVVAEKFIRDLDLDREKVNINGGSMALGHPIGATGSILIGTALDELERSGGRYGLVTMCAAGGMAPAIIIERV; encoded by the coding sequence ATGGCTGAAGCCTACATCATCGACGCCGTCCGCACCCCGCGCGGGATCGGAAAGCCCGGAAAAGGCGCGCTCTCGCATCTGCACCCCCAGCACCTCGCGGCGACCGTGCTCGGCGCGATCCGCGATCGCAACAACCTCAACACCGCGACCGTCGACGACATCGTCTGGTCGACCTCCTCGCAGAACGGCAAGCAGGGCGGCGATCTCGGCCGCATGGCGGCGCTTTCGGCGGGTTATGATATCAAGGCCAGTGGCACGACGCTCGACCGCTTCTGCGGCGGCGGCATCAGCGTCGTGAACTTCGCGGCAGCGACCGTCATGAGCGGCATGGAAGATTGCGTCATCGCCGGCGGGACCGAGATGATGAGCTACACCAGCGCCTATGCCGCCGAACAGGCCAACGCCGGCCTGCCGCCGCGCCTGATGGGTTCGGGTCACGAGGCACTCGACGAACTGCATCCGCAATCGAACCAGGGTGTTTGCGGCGACGCGATCGCGACGATCGAAGGCATCAGCCGCGAAGCTCTCGACGCGCTGGCGCTCGTCAGCCAGCAGCGCGCCGACCGCGCCATCAAGGAAGGCCGTTTCGCCAAGTCGGTCGTGCCGGTGCTCAATCCCGACGGCAGCGTCGCACTTGACCGGGAAGAATTCCCGCGGCCCGAAACGACCGCCGAAGGCCTTGCCTCGCTCAAGCCGAGCTTCGCGGCGCTCGCCGACTTCGACCTCGGTGGCGGCGTCACCTTCCGCAAGCAGATCAACCGCCGCTATCCCGACCTCGAAATCCAGCACTTCCACCATGCCGGCAATTCGTCGGGTGTGGTCGACGGAGCGGCGGCGGTACTGCTGACCTCGAAGGAATATGCCGAGAAGAACGGGCTGAAGCCGCGCGCACGCATCGTTGCCTATGCCAATATCGGCGACGACCCGACGCTGATGCTGAATGCTCCGGTTCCCGCAGCGAAGAAGGTTCTTGAAAAGGCGGGCTTGACCAAGGACGACATCGACGTCTGGGAAATCAACGAGGCTTTCTCGGTCGTCGCAGAGAAGTTCATCCGCGATCTCGATCTCGATCGCGAGAAGGTGAATATCAACGGCGGCTCGATGGCGCTCGGCCATCCGATCGGCGCGACGGGTTCGATCCTGATCGGTACAGCGCTCGACGAACTCGAGCGTTCGGGCGGTCGCTACGGCCTCGTCACCATGTGCGCCGCGGGCGGCATGGCGCCGGCGATCATCATCGAGCGTGTCTGA
- a CDS encoding alkaline phosphatase PhoX: MERGPIALDRRGFARGLMAAAFAGLALHSRHVSASMLAEGQGFGTPVPDPARILDLPPGFSYRIVSQYGQAMSDGHKVPNSADGMGCTVLPDGRLCLMRNHELGADELDHGACAVGTSGAAAAFDCLRGGNGEALPGGVSTLILDPATLGVEEQYLSLVGTIRNCAGGMTPWGSWLSCEEDVSRAGSRHGQDHGWVFEMPVAPGRLVAAEPIRAMGRFNHEAAICDPGSGAIYMTEDRQDSLFYRFLPAVPGQLRTGGRLQALALVDQSLADTRNWSGKTLATGEWHDARWIDLDDVESPKDDLRKRGARSGAAIFARGEGVHGGEGEIYFTCTSGGPARRGQIMRYRPSPVEGAASEAAQPGRLQLFVETTEPEHFSFGDNLTVAPNGDLIVCEDRRGARPDNWLRGVTPDGKVYPFARVTAATKVSGVCFAPDGKTMFLNLYSPARTIAVRGPF; the protein is encoded by the coding sequence ATGGAACGGGGACCTATCGCACTCGACCGCCGCGGTTTCGCCAGGGGCCTGATGGCCGCCGCCTTTGCCGGTCTCGCGCTTCACAGCCGTCATGTCTCCGCCTCGATGCTCGCCGAAGGGCAGGGGTTCGGTACGCCGGTCCCCGATCCGGCGCGCATCCTCGACCTGCCACCGGGCTTTTCGTACCGGATTGTTTCGCAATATGGTCAGGCGATGAGCGACGGGCACAAGGTGCCCAACAGTGCCGACGGCATGGGCTGCACCGTGCTGCCCGACGGGCGGCTGTGCCTGATGCGCAATCACGAACTGGGCGCCGACGAACTCGACCATGGCGCCTGCGCGGTCGGCACCAGCGGCGCCGCGGCAGCGTTCGACTGTCTTCGCGGCGGCAATGGCGAGGCGCTGCCGGGCGGCGTGTCGACACTGATCCTCGATCCCGCGACGCTTGGGGTCGAGGAACAATATCTCTCGCTGGTCGGGACGATCCGCAACTGCGCAGGCGGCATGACTCCGTGGGGCAGCTGGTTGAGCTGCGAGGAAGATGTCTCGCGCGCCGGCAGCCGGCACGGTCAGGACCACGGATGGGTGTTCGAGATGCCGGTTGCGCCCGGTCGCCTCGTGGCGGCCGAGCCGATCCGCGCGATGGGCCGGTTCAATCACGAAGCGGCAATTTGCGACCCCGGAAGCGGTGCGATCTATATGACCGAAGACCGGCAGGACAGCCTCTTCTATCGCTTTCTGCCTGCGGTGCCGGGACAGCTTCGCACGGGCGGGCGCCTGCAGGCACTGGCGCTGGTGGATCAATCGCTGGCCGACACGCGCAACTGGTCGGGCAAAACGCTGGCGACCGGCGAGTGGCATGATGCCCGCTGGATCGACCTTGACGACGTCGAAAGCCCGAAGGACGATCTTCGCAAGCGCGGGGCGCGCAGCGGCGCGGCGATCTTCGCGCGCGGCGAGGGGGTGCATGGCGGCGAGGGCGAAATCTATTTCACCTGCACCTCGGGCGGTCCGGCGCGGCGCGGCCAGATCATGCGTTACCGCCCGTCGCCGGTCGAAGGAGCGGCAAGCGAGGCGGCGCAGCCGGGGAGGCTGCAACTGTTCGTCGAAACGACCGAGCCCGAGCATTTCAGCTTCGGCGACAATCTGACCGTCGCGCCCAACGGCGACCTGATTGTCTGCGAAGACCGGCGCGGCGCCCGGCCTGACAACTGGCTGCGCGGGGTCACGCCGGACGGAAAGGTTTATCCCTTCGCCCGGGTGACGGCCGCGACCAAGGTTTCGGGCGTGTGCTTCGCGCCCGACGGCAAGACGATGTTCCTCAATCTCTACAGCCCGGCACGGACGATCGCCGTGCGCGGGCCGTTCTGA
- a CDS encoding CaiB/BaiF CoA-transferase family protein, with translation MAGPLTGIRIIEFAGIGPGPFCGMMLADHGAEVIRIDRPGGFMDPRDPLSRNRTSISLDMKNPEAVQIARDLCKSADGIIEGYRPGVMERLGLGPEVLLADNPKLVYGRMTGWGQFGPYSQAAGHDINYIALSGVLHTVGRAGEKPLPPVNYVGDFGGGGMMLAFGMSSALVHAARTGEGQVIDCAMTDGSALLAGMTWGFLAAGRIKDEPGVNMLDTGAHFYDTYTCSDGKFISIGSIEPQFYALLREKTGLDKDPSFDPQMDPSQWGPLKDKLTALFATKTRDEWCALMEMTDVCFAPVLSLTEAPQHPHNVARETFLTVGGAIQPAPAPRYSATSNDVPRPAPAVGADGDAVLATLGYDAGRIAALREGGAVR, from the coding sequence ATGGCAGGACCGCTGACGGGCATTCGCATCATCGAATTCGCGGGGATCGGCCCCGGTCCTTTCTGCGGCATGATGCTGGCCGACCATGGCGCCGAGGTGATCCGCATCGATCGACCCGGCGGCTTCATGGATCCGCGCGATCCGCTGTCACGCAACCGCACCTCGATCTCGCTCGACATGAAGAATCCCGAGGCCGTGCAGATCGCGCGCGACCTCTGCAAAAGCGCCGACGGCATCATCGAGGGTTACCGTCCCGGCGTGATGGAACGCCTCGGCCTTGGCCCCGAGGTGCTGCTCGCCGACAATCCGAAGCTCGTGTACGGCCGCATGACCGGCTGGGGGCAGTTCGGTCCTTATTCGCAGGCCGCGGGTCACGACATCAACTATATCGCGCTTTCGGGCGTGCTGCACACCGTCGGGCGCGCAGGTGAAAAGCCGCTGCCGCCGGTCAACTATGTCGGCGACTTCGGCGGTGGCGGCATGATGCTCGCCTTCGGCATGTCGAGCGCGCTGGTTCACGCCGCCAGGACGGGCGAAGGTCAGGTGATCGATTGCGCGATGACCGACGGCTCGGCGTTGCTCGCCGGCATGACCTGGGGCTTCCTCGCTGCGGGTCGCATCAAGGACGAGCCCGGTGTCAACATGCTCGATACCGGTGCCCATTTCTACGACACCTACACCTGCTCGGACGGCAAGTTCATCTCAATCGGGTCGATCGAGCCGCAATTCTATGCGCTGCTGCGTGAGAAGACCGGGCTCGACAAGGATCCGTCCTTCGACCCGCAAATGGACCCGTCGCAATGGGGGCCGCTCAAGGACAAGCTCACCGCGCTGTTCGCAACGAAAACCCGCGACGAATGGTGTGCGCTCATGGAAATGACAGATGTTTGCTTTGCGCCGGTCCTGTCGCTGACCGAAGCCCCGCAGCATCCGCATAACGTCGCGCGCGAGACCTTCCTGACGGTTGGCGGCGCTATCCAGCCCGCACCGGCACCGCGCTATTCGGCAACGTCGAACGATGTGCCCCGCCCGGCCCCCGCTGTGGGCGCAGACGGGGATGCCGTTCTCGCTACCCTCGGATATGACGCAGGCCGGATCGCAGCCTTGCGCGAAGGTGGCGCGGTTCGCTGA
- a CDS encoding crotonase/enoyl-CoA hydratase family protein, whose amino-acid sequence MGEFLSVERRGKIAILTMIKPESMNAIGTHEDCQDIIETLRALGDDRSVSAIILTGSGKAFSAGGNLKGMKDRQGIGVLDQPDSTRSNYRKGVQAVIRALMDCEVPMIAAVNGHAIGLGCDLACTCDIRIAAESAKFACSFIKVGIVPGDGGAWLLQKVLGYPRAAELFLTGDRFDAATAKEYGLVTDVVPDGELLDRAIAIAERIVCNPPRALRLTKRLLREAQHSRMSDILELSAAYQAIVHETADNREAINAFVEKRDPVFTGD is encoded by the coding sequence ATGGGCGAGTTTCTGAGTGTCGAGCGGCGGGGCAAGATCGCGATCCTGACGATGATCAAGCCCGAGAGCATGAACGCGATCGGCACCCACGAGGATTGCCAGGACATCATCGAAACGCTCCGCGCGCTCGGCGACGACCGCAGCGTCAGCGCGATCATCCTGACCGGCAGCGGCAAGGCGTTCAGCGCCGGCGGGAACCTCAAAGGCATGAAGGATCGTCAGGGCATCGGCGTGCTCGACCAGCCCGACTCCACCCGCAGCAATTACCGCAAGGGCGTGCAGGCGGTGATCCGCGCGCTGATGGACTGCGAAGTCCCGATGATCGCCGCGGTCAACGGTCACGCCATCGGGCTTGGTTGCGACCTCGCCTGCACCTGCGACATCCGTATTGCGGCCGAGAGCGCCAAGTTCGCGTGCAGCTTCATCAAGGTCGGGATCGTCCCGGGCGATGGCGGGGCATGGCTGCTCCAGAAGGTGCTGGGTTATCCCCGTGCAGCCGAACTGTTCCTGACCGGCGACCGGTTCGATGCCGCGACGGCGAAGGAATACGGACTGGTCACCGACGTCGTACCTGACGGCGAACTGCTCGACCGCGCAATCGCCATCGCCGAACGCATCGTCTGCAACCCGCCGCGCGCACTGCGCCTCACGAAGCGCCTGCTCCGCGAAGCGCAACACAGCAGGATGAGTGACATCCTCGAACTCAGTGCCGCCTATCAGGCGATCGTCCACGAAACCGCCGACAACCGGGAGGCGATCAACGCCTTTGTCGAGAAGCGGGATCCGGTGTTTACAGGAGACTGA
- a CDS encoding tyrosine-protein phosphatase encodes MLAERVLPLSGIHNFRDYGGYAVEGGGRLRDATLWRSAHHEAASDEDLVALDALGLETVIDLRGDDEREIHPCRRSENFSARVLFAGGITAGLAPHLQAAGGAIDGETARSRMIDTYAGMPYRPALVATLRLYLAALAEYDAPSLVHCVAGKDRTGFAVAIVHRLLGVHEDDLMQDYLLTNTAGKIDERIAQGAASIRARHGGDISDDAIRALMSVNPAYLDAALATVRRDHGDIPTYAEAVLNLTPRMREAMVDRLVI; translated from the coding sequence ATGCTCGCCGAGCGCGTCCTGCCCCTGTCGGGTATCCACAATTTCCGCGACTATGGCGGCTATGCCGTCGAGGGTGGCGGGCGATTGCGCGATGCGACGCTGTGGCGTTCGGCGCACCATGAGGCGGCGAGCGACGAGGATCTGGTCGCGCTCGACGCGCTGGGCCTCGAAACCGTGATCGACCTGCGCGGCGACGACGAACGCGAGATCCATCCCTGCCGTCGATCGGAGAATTTCTCCGCCCGGGTGCTGTTTGCCGGCGGGATCACTGCCGGCCTTGCTCCACATCTGCAGGCCGCAGGCGGGGCGATCGACGGCGAGACGGCGCGGTCACGGATGATCGATACCTATGCCGGCATGCCATATCGGCCCGCGCTGGTTGCAACGCTGCGGCTCTATCTCGCCGCGCTGGCCGAATATGACGCGCCAAGCCTTGTCCATTGCGTCGCAGGAAAGGACCGCACCGGCTTTGCCGTCGCGATCGTCCATCGGCTGCTTGGCGTCCATGAGGACGATCTGATGCAGGACTATCTGCTCACAAACACGGCGGGCAAGATCGACGAGCGGATCGCGCAGGGAGCCGCAAGCATTCGCGCGCGCCATGGGGGCGACATCAGCGACGATGCGATCCGTGCGCTGATGTCGGTCAATCCGGCGTATCTGGACGCCGCGCTCGCGACCGTGCGGCGGGACCATGGTGACATCCCGACCTATGCGGAGGCAGTGCTCAACCTGACGCCGAGGATGCGCGAAGCAATGGTCGACAGGTTGGTGATCTAG
- a CDS encoding amidohydrolase family protein, translating to MKFGSFLRGIALGSAALFAVSAHAQDGTGQTVITAARYIDVLTGKTVDYPAIFVGADGRITGIADARTVRWGANVKHIDLGDKTLLPGLIDMHVHLDGPADIGGYRGLEFTDSFWGMTAVKNARDMLDAGFTTVRNVGSSDRNDIGLKQAIEAGYAVGPRIVPAGYALGATGGHCDSTYLPPSLEKKDGKEEGVADGPEEFRYQVRRQRKYGAEVIKVCATGGVFSRNTEPGQLQVSEVELRAIADEAHQWGLRVAAHAHGAAGIRAAIAAGIDTIEHVSLLDDEGIRMALARKQPVWFSMDIYNTEYTQAEGAKNGVLEDNLRKDREIAQIQRENFRKAHRAGVRMVFGSDAGVMPHGQVGKQFRVMVEYGMTPMQAIQAATRNGAEALGREKDVGAIAVGRYADIIAVDGDPLTDVRQLEDVDAVVKGGVLVKGG from the coding sequence ATGAAGTTCGGCAGTTTTCTGCGGGGAATCGCTTTGGGCTCGGCGGCGCTTTTTGCGGTGTCGGCACACGCGCAGGACGGTACGGGCCAGACGGTGATCACTGCCGCACGTTACATCGATGTGCTTACCGGCAAGACCGTCGACTATCCCGCGATCTTCGTCGGCGCCGATGGCCGCATCACCGGGATCGCCGACGCCCGCACGGTGCGTTGGGGCGCGAACGTCAAGCATATCGATCTTGGCGACAAGACGCTGCTGCCTGGCCTGATCGACATGCATGTCCACCTTGACGGTCCCGCCGATATCGGCGGCTACCGCGGGCTCGAATTCACCGACAGCTTCTGGGGCATGACCGCGGTCAAGAATGCGCGCGACATGCTCGACGCCGGCTTCACGACCGTGCGCAACGTCGGCTCGTCCGACCGCAACGACATCGGCCTCAAACAGGCGATCGAAGCCGGCTATGCTGTCGGCCCGCGCATCGTTCCTGCGGGCTACGCGCTCGGCGCGACCGGCGGACATTGCGACAGCACCTATCTTCCCCCCAGCCTCGAAAAGAAGGATGGCAAGGAAGAAGGCGTTGCCGACGGCCCAGAGGAGTTTCGCTATCAGGTTCGCCGCCAGCGCAAATATGGCGCCGAGGTGATCAAGGTCTGTGCGACCGGCGGCGTTTTCTCGCGCAACACCGAGCCCGGCCAGTTGCAGGTCTCCGAAGTCGAGCTGCGCGCGATCGCCGACGAGGCGCATCAATGGGGCCTCCGCGTTGCCGCGCACGCGCATGGCGCGGCGGGTATCCGCGCCGCGATCGCAGCCGGCATCGACACGATCGAGCATGTCAGCCTGCTCGACGACGAGGGTATCCGCATGGCGCTCGCGCGCAAGCAGCCGGTGTGGTTCTCGATGGACATCTACAACACCGAATATACGCAGGCCGAGGGCGCGAAGAATGGCGTGCTTGAGGATAACCTGCGCAAGGACCGCGAGATCGCACAGATCCAGCGCGAGAATTTCCGCAAGGCGCACAGGGCCGGCGTGCGGATGGTGTTCGGCTCCGACGCCGGCGTGATGCCGCACGGACAGGTCGGCAAGCAGTTCCGCGTGATGGTCGAATACGGGATGACGCCGATGCAGGCGATCCAGGCCGCGACGAGGAACGGCGCCGAGGCGCTGGGCCGCGAGAAGGATGTCGGGGCGATTGCAGTCGGACGCTATGCCGACATCATCGCGGTCGACGGCGATCCGCTCACCGACGTCCGCCAGCTCGAGGATGTCGACGCAGTGGTAAAGGGCGGGGTGCTGGTGAAGGGCGGATAA
- a CDS encoding sulfotransferase produces the protein MTDCIRIAMWSGPRNLSTAMMRSLGSRADTHVSDEPFYGAYLKETGDPQPMMDQVMASMDCDWHGVARSMAGPNPTGTPIWYQKHMAHHMVGPIAHHDLPGLRHAFLIRDPARVVASYAAKRVAVRPDHLGTDKQVEFFDREADRLGHAPPVIDSADILRDPPAMLQKLCAALGIDWDPAMLKWEAGIHETDGVWASHWYDAVVSSTGFGSPDKPQPELTAEGRAVAQACRPGYDYLAQHKIVAA, from the coding sequence GTGACCGATTGCATCCGCATCGCGATGTGGTCGGGACCGCGCAACCTGTCGACCGCGATGATGCGCAGCCTCGGCAGCCGCGCCGATACGCACGTCAGCGACGAGCCCTTCTATGGCGCCTATCTGAAGGAAACCGGCGATCCGCAGCCGATGATGGATCAGGTGATGGCGTCGATGGACTGCGACTGGCACGGCGTCGCGCGCAGCATGGCGGGGCCGAACCCGACGGGCACGCCGATCTGGTATCAGAAGCATATGGCGCATCATATGGTCGGCCCGATCGCGCATCACGACCTGCCGGGCCTGCGCCATGCCTTCCTGATCCGCGACCCCGCGCGCGTCGTCGCGAGCTATGCGGCGAAGCGCGTCGCGGTGCGTCCCGACCATCTCGGCACTGACAAGCAGGTCGAATTTTTCGACCGCGAAGCCGACCGGCTGGGCCACGCGCCGCCGGTGATCGACAGCGCCGACATACTGCGCGACCCGCCCGCCATGCTGCAGAAATTGTGCGCAGCGCTCGGCATCGACTGGGATCCGGCGATGCTCAAGTGGGAAGCCGGGATTCACGAGACCGACGGGGTGTGGGCATCGCACTGGTATGACGCCGTCGTATCGAGCACCGGCTTCGGGTCGCCCGACAAGCCTCAGCCCGAGCTGACGGCCGAGGGGCGGGCGGTCGCCCAGGCCTGCCGCCCGGGCTACGACTATCTGGCGCAGCATAAAATCGTGGCCGCCTGA
- a CDS encoding aminotransferase class IV — translation MAQGTHDFVPDPRNDAILINVNGTLVPRAQAMVSVFDSGFMLGDGVWEGIRVHKGRMAFLDQHLDRLWEGAKAIAMDLGISRAGLEQRLYDTIDANGMDGCHIRLMVTRGIRSTPYQDPRVVISPATIVIIAEHKDPLPATIETGLSLFTVHVRRGDPAVQDPKLNSHSKLNCITACIQAAQAGADEGLMLDPHGFVATCNSTHFFIVRKGEVWTSTGDYCLGGITRGNVIRICRENGIPVYEKNFSLTDVYGADEAFVTGTFAGVVPAHTIDGRKLTEGRGAMVERLQTLYKALIESDIAGRSRP, via the coding sequence ATGGCTCAAGGCACGCACGACTTCGTCCCCGATCCGCGCAACGACGCGATCCTGATCAATGTCAACGGCACGCTGGTTCCGCGCGCGCAGGCGATGGTATCGGTGTTCGACAGCGGTTTCATGCTCGGCGACGGGGTGTGGGAAGGCATCCGCGTCCACAAGGGACGCATGGCGTTCCTCGACCAGCATCTCGACCGGTTGTGGGAGGGTGCGAAGGCGATCGCGATGGACCTCGGCATCTCGCGCGCCGGGCTCGAACAGCGGCTCTACGATACGATCGACGCGAACGGCATGGACGGCTGCCATATCCGGCTGATGGTGACGCGCGGCATTCGCTCCACCCCCTATCAGGACCCGCGCGTCGTCATCTCGCCCGCGACGATCGTCATCATCGCCGAGCATAAGGACCCGCTGCCCGCGACGATCGAGACCGGGTTGTCGCTCTTCACCGTCCACGTCCGCCGCGGCGATCCCGCGGTGCAGGATCCGAAGCTCAATTCGCACTCGAAGCTCAACTGCATCACCGCCTGCATTCAGGCGGCGCAGGCCGGCGCCGACGAAGGGTTGATGCTCGACCCGCACGGCTTCGTTGCGACGTGCAATTCGACGCATTTCTTCATCGTCCGCAAGGGCGAGGTGTGGACCTCGACCGGCGACTACTGCCTCGGCGGGATCACGCGCGGCAACGTCATCCGCATCTGCCGTGAGAATGGCATTCCGGTGTATGAAAAGAACTTCTCGCTGACCGATGTCTATGGCGCCGACGAAGCCTTCGTGACCGGTACCTTCGCCGGCGTCGTCCCCGCGCACACGATCGACGGCCGCAAGCTGACCGAGGGCAGGGGAGCGATGGTCGAACGATTGCAGACGCTCTACAAGGCGCTGATCGAGAGCGATATTGCGGGGCGCTCGCGCCCGTGA
- a CDS encoding phosphatase PAP2 family protein — MERRLLVGAAGLVLAVVLLGLVVSAGWTVRADLYVSHALSLKVGQSSPQLISFMQWASWIGGGTPRWIICILLAALVWRWCGPRCAMALAGAALLSNLASNALKFAFDRARPDIIEHLDHVNSASYPSGHATSAAVVYLLLAWLAPPRWRPLAWTLAVAMIILNGFSRIMLGVHWASDIVGGTMLGAAFALLGVWWASRPAIRKS, encoded by the coding sequence ATGGAGCGCCGTTTGCTCGTCGGCGCCGCGGGGCTGGTCCTCGCGGTCGTCCTGCTCGGTCTCGTCGTCAGTGCCGGCTGGACGGTGCGCGCCGATCTGTACGTCTCGCACGCGCTGTCGCTGAAGGTCGGACAGAGCAGTCCGCAACTTATCTCCTTCATGCAATGGGCAAGCTGGATCGGCGGCGGCACGCCGCGCTGGATCATCTGTATCCTGCTTGCGGCGCTCGTCTGGCGCTGGTGCGGGCCGCGCTGCGCCATGGCGCTGGCAGGCGCGGCGTTGCTGTCGAACCTCGCCTCGAACGCGCTCAAATTCGCGTTCGACCGGGCGCGGCCCGACATCATCGAGCATCTCGACCATGTGAACAGTGCCTCCTATCCCAGCGGCCATGCGACGAGCGCCGCGGTGGTCTATCTGCTGCTCGCCTGGCTCGCGCCGCCGCGCTGGCGGCCGCTGGCCTGGACGCTTGCGGTGGCAATGATCATCCTCAACGGCTTTTCGCGCATCATGCTCGGTGTGCACTGGGCGAGCGATATCGTCGGCGGGACGATGCTCGGCGCGGCCTTTGCGTTGCTCGGCGTCTGGTGGGCGTCGCGTCCGGCGATAAGAAAGTCCTAA